CCTTGAGGTCCAGGATGATCTCGTAGATGCTGGGGTTGAAGGCGTCGCCGACGGTCTTGGCGATGAGCAGCACGAACATGGTCATGGGGAGCAGGAGCAGGTTGTTGGTGAGCTCCAGGAAGATGACGCAGAGCGAGACGGTCATCCTCATGGAGCCCGACATGAGCGCCGCCGCGCCGAGCACGGCGTAGAGCCCGTGGTCGATGCTCGCCGCCACCGTGCTCTGGAGCACGAGCGCCACGATGCGGCCGTAGGCGGCGCCCATGAGGATGATGGGGAGGAAGAGCCCCGACGGCACGGCGATGCCGAAGGTGAAGAGCCCCAGCACGCAGTAGATGGCGAAGAAGATGAGCAGCGAGTCCAGCCGGAACTCGCCGGGGGTGCCCGTGGAGAAGATGTTGCGCGTGGCGTCCACGTTGGTGGCGTGCAGGAGGGTGGCCAGGTCGTTGTACTGCCCGGCCGGGCAGTTGAACTGCTTGAAGTTGCCGCTCCTCCCGGTGGCCGGGCACGCGGCGCCGAACGCCGGGTCGCACGGGGTGCACGGCACGGCGAAGGGGAGCACGTACAGCCCCGCCGACGTGAACACGCACACGGCCAGCGCCAGCGCCAGCTTCGCCATCCGGCCCTTGTCGTTGATGAGGTTGTAGAGCCGGAGCACCATGTGGAGGACGTGGTTGTAGAGCGCGCCGAGGACGCCGCCGATGACGCCGACGAGCGTGACCAGGAGGAGGTCGCCGAGCCGGTATCGGACGGTGACGTCGCTGACGTCGAAGATGATGAGCCCGCCCTCGCCGAAGAGGCCGCACCGCCCGCCGCGGCACACCTCGATGAAGCCGCGCAGCACCACCACCACGGTGGCCGTGCTGAAGAAGGTGCGCCACAGCAGCGCGCTGCGCCACCACGTGGCCACCTCCTCCAGCGCGAACAACACGCCGCCTACGGGCGACCGGAACGCCGCGCACACGCCGGACGACGCGCCACAGGTGATGAGGTCGCGCCGGTCGCGGTCGTTGTTGAAGTAGCGCAGCCACCGCCACCGGAGGCGGAACCGGCCGGAGCCGCCCTGGCTGAGCAGGTTGGCGAGGCACGCGCCGATGTGCACCAGCGGGCCTTCCTTGCCCAGATCCAGCCCCGACGACACCGCGCAGATGCTGCCTATGATCTGACCAAAGTACGGAAAAAATTCCATCTATTAATGTCTCTCTTGCAGCTTCGAGTAGTCGCATCACACATTTCCAATTTCAGCCTGGTGGAACATGAACAGGAGAAGAAAGGTTCAAGGCTTTATTATTAGTACCTTGACGATAAGCTGCGGCGCGCCGAACATGTTGGGCGTGTCGACGCCGTTGAGGTAGGCCTTGATCTCGGGGAtgcccgggccggcggcggtgggggcgAAGACGACGCAGAGCACGGCGGCGATGAACGTCAGCACAAAGTTGAAGCCGGAGAAGTAGAAGAAGCCGGCCCAGTACCTGAATGCACAGATAGAACATAATTAATTCCCCGACCAGCAAACTCTGGTCCCGCCGTCTCTAGATAGATCTCGCCGTACCTCTTCTCCCTGACGAGGTGGACCATGTGGAGCATCTTGAGGCCGGAGATGTTCTCGATGGCGAGGTTGATGAGCGACGCTATGACGCCGGTGAGGAGCCCCACCAGGAACGCCAGCGACCACTTGAGGAAGATGTACTGCAGCACCTCCACGTTGGACCGGCTCCTCCAGTCGTGCTTGAACAGATCGTTCTCGATGATCCTGCAGGCGCACCATTCATGGCAGCTCAGCTCAATTCACAAAGCAAACAATCTGATTGCACGAACAGAATTGTAAGTATGGATCGAGCAGTAGAATACTCACTCGTAGTCGAGGCTCTCGATGTGCGAGACCTTGGCGCCGACCATGGCGAGGTGGCTGGAGGTGAGCGTGTTGCTTCTCTTCAGCAGGGGCTTCTCCAGGGAGCTGATGCCGTCGCCGGCGCTCCCTGGGTCCTCCGAGCTGTTGCTGACGCCATTGCCGTGCTTGAGACCAGGCGTCTCTGCGACGAGCCCGAGCCCCGGGCTCTGGTCTTCCTCCATGCCTGTCCTGGCCGGCAACAGGACAGAGCTTGGTGGCCGGCCTGTTTCTTGGATCAGCTTGATCCGATCAAGATCTCAAGGTCAGGTCAAGGAGGATGGGATTTGCGTATGTATGTGCCCGTATATAAATGGGATCACGTGGACTTGCCGCTGCAATGCTCTTATCTGGCAGTTTATCTGTCTGGTCCGGCTTGCAAGTGGATCAACAACCTGTGGTGagccgtggaagaagaagaagaagagaattatTTCCTGTATTTCTTATGCTTGTAGCGATCCGAGTACGTGGGCAAGCTTGAAGACAGCGAAGTGACCTGCTTGCTTGTTGGCAGAGAGATAAGACCGTGGAAGGAAGGGCAATGATTAACTTGGTGGGCCCCAACTGAGGGGAAAatgccatgtgggttgaaagtGATTGGGTGATGCTTATGTTCCAAGTTACAGTTAGAGTATCATTGTTCTTCTTGTTTTGGTGCATCTCATCATGTGTTGTTTACCCTTTTGGCATTGGAAGGGTTTTGGTCCATGGAATCTAATGGGCACTAGCTAGCTGTGTTTTATGGAATCTAGGCTCATATGCATGTTCATCTCCATGTTTTCACATGGGCAAAAGGAATGAACATTTGGTGTTATGGATGTATCAACCGAGACACATGAGCGACCATTCATTTAAGTCATTTAGGTTTTCACTAGACCGTAGGCGGCACAGGCGGTGATCCGATCTGCACAAACTCCGGCCCCCGTTGCCTGCTCCTCCTTACAGCCGCCAGAGGCCATCGTCGAGAGAAGTATGTGCGGCGGTGGCGGTGACGGGGCCTCTCTGTTCTGGCATCGAGATGGCGGGTGGAGGCTCCTCGTTCGATGGCTGGCGGCGCGGTAGCATCGAGATGATGGATGGTGGATCCTTGGTGGCGGTCATCTGATCTTCAGATGGCGACGATTACGGCGTGCTCTCCATCGATCAAAAGCAGATCAATTTTAATTGGGTGGCAACACTACAAGATGTGTCATTTGTCGTGTTTCAGGTGGCCGGCGACATGTCCCTGTTCCCAAGATGTGTCGTTTGTCGTGTTTCAGGGCTGGCGACATGTCCCTATTCCCGTGCACATGTGCGCTCCGGGAGGATGTGTTGCTGCCCTAGCACAAGGCACTAGGACACGTGCCCTCTACTTTTGTTCCCAATCCGACTGCCAGGCCATGAAGCCATCTGGCCGGTGGTAGTCGGCTACCGTGGTTATCGACGACAGATTGCATATGATTGGAGATGGCTCGAGGATGGGCTGGTGGTTTAGTCAGCGAAAACAACAGCACGACAACAACAATGAGTGACCAGTTGAAGAATGCGACAATGGAGCGGAATGGTGATGTACGGCTTGCCCCATCTTGGTGTTGTCATTATCGTCACATAAGCTTTGGACCACAGGCGCGAGGATGAAGTTGTGATGGAGGGGAAAGTCGTTAGCACCCATAGCCCTCCACCTTATATACACAATGGGGGCTAGGGTTTTACATAGAGCAAATCGCATCTTGGTTGCCACCCTAATGACTTCAGGGAAAGATGGTCCTGGAGGTGCCTGTTGGTCGCCTGGGGCTCCCTTTCATCTTTGTCTCCTTGGTGAGCTTTGCAGGCCCCCTGTCGGGGTCTGCTGACGGGCTCCCCTGCCGGAGATCATCCCCGGTGTATGGCATTGTCATGCTGCTACAATATTCAGCTCTGTTGTGGGTTTTGGTGACTCTCACTTTTTCTAGTTTGCCTTCTACGGCGAGATGCAATCAATGGATGACGATTTGATGTAGAGGATATAGTTGTGCAACGATGGTGGTGGTATTTGTATGTCAGCGCATGCAGTTGCTAGGATCACAAAAAATGGTGACAACAACACATGATTGACTCCGATTTGGTAGTGCTTTCTGAGTACCAGGTCTTGAACTCCGAGGTGAAAACCCTAGGATCAGACCTGAGTGGGTTATACCTGACAATGTTGATGTTTTTACGTCGTTACCTTGTTTAAGGCATTGCTCGGACTTGTTCTTCGGGCTGAAAACCTTGAATCTAGACTATGATGGTTGGACCCGGTCATGTCGATGCCCGAGTGTTGTTTCCTTCTTGACGGTGttgctgttgaagaacatcattATCCTTGTCGATCGATGTTTTGATCGCTTTGGGGATTTTTTTCTCTTGCTTCGGCATAACTTTGGTCTTGTATGACTGTACTCTTTATCACCGTGTTTTTGTGTGTGCGTTGATGTTgtttgtgtgcatcctagttatgtaGATATCGGGTGTATGCTTAATATATTTATATCCACTCACTGGTGCAAAGACatcctatacaaacggtttttaccccctTTCCGCGAGGAGTTTTAAGCCGTCACCTCGttagtgtgtgcgatagggggggagggggtccttcccacccggctcagaaaccgtcggggatggcCCTCTGATCACACATGCTACACAAAATGAGCTTGTGTGCGATTGGGGGAGGCATCCAAGACCAATCGTTTCCATTCATATGTGCATCCCATACAGTGAACCCCagaaaaacgtttccgttcgtatgtatatcacacacaatttttttatgtggaaacatttgtgcaagttggcctaacgcaaacagttcactGGCCGAAGTCATGTGCAAttcttcattgatccaacacgcctactttctagaaaccgtgtgggttctTTGAGTTCATCACCCATGGTATTGTTTGAGAAAccatctgcaatagaaaacccaaaTAAGCAGCGTAATTGTCCTATTATTGgtaatccatgtagtaatcaaattgacatttcttataaaacacaccatatatttcatatccgtataacgacaaccatgatttcataatcgaattacatcagatagcttcagcactcagttacaccatatagggatatagctagctacgccattacgtagcagcaccaagtttcacatgcaacatcaaaaccTTTCGAAAGTAgaatcatacacggtaaatagaaagatgaatctcatctgggaaactgcagaagcggaaggcgaatattgagccttcagtgatgttgaatgtccttgcaactttaggccagtggctatggataattgcccgcccaaccttcgtcatcttgaggaagacttcaatattttaccgtgggtgttgaatgaataccttcatcgcctcttgaccatgcaggtggtctgagaggtaatcatcggtgaactgctttggagagtactgaaaacaaagatatgcataaatcgccgttataaattttgaaatggcacaaggggaaaaacaaggtaaaagagttagtgccatcctatagttgactgatgtcttcttcattatgcaaataaagatcttgctgttattcgtcgcaagtttctttatcctaacaatctttctgtgtttcttgacttgactgatattcatggacatctcatttccccatatgcaaaatgggtcaaatagtgggtctaagcctctgacagcaggacctacatgtgcaagactaaattgtaagaaacctaaatattagaatgattcctgcaaccgcacaaaatgtgctattagcgaaaggatCATGATTGAGCAAAtctcgatggtaaaccgcaatgcctcccattgtttccctgcaacacatataaggaagatcttgatcaggtaatctgagagttgccatactatcagtagaatatattattgcaaaataaacaaattgCATATCCAATAGTTAACTTGAGATGAATGGAAAAGCCAGCTAACCGAACCAAGCATGGTAAACAACTTGGATAGAACAATTATATGTGTTTCTcgtgtattgagtacaaccaaattcaatttatttctcacatgcataataATACGAAAATGTACCCacaccaaatgaaaatgaaattgcagaattgaaccaaacagttaactatacatcaaaacaaatgaaccaaaacagttaattgagcatgacattgcagaatagaacatatactacaagataagacagttaacgaaaccaagaatgcttgagaactactacgaaatgtagcaattgttggatcAAAATGTTAATTGAATATTACATTTAAGAATattagattgcatattaacattacaaagTACAAAtcaggcactggcggtggcctcaataaaacaacacgaactgtattttaaagtagacaaccacgtggaggtgtcgatggtggcctcgaagacgaggtgctcctccaagatttggAGGTCAACATGCTTGGCAGCCATCACGAACTCATCTgcgcgtgcggccacgatttgcttctccactgccagaTGCTATTGAGCTCCATGCTATACtacgtgcaaaatggctgtgggcgacACTTAATTAATTGGAGGACGAGACAGTGATTTGGGCGGAAGGTGTCACACCATCGGTTGGGGCATGTGAGATGggcaaggaggaggatggtgtgggtagagtgtggattacctgaccatatcgatgcGCATTAATGGGCGAACAACCCAACCCTTGGAACCACCTACAGCTCCAGGTGGCGAAGAGCCGACATCGAGGTGCCAAACCTTCCCGTCGATGTGGACTATTCGGGAAGATCAGCCTATTATCCCTAGAGTAACTTTTATCCGTTGAGCGACGACCCTTCCACTCGGCACCATCGGATCACTAAGGCTGACTTTCGTCTCTgctcgacgggtgagtcttgcagtCAAGCTCCCTTCTGCCTTTGCACTCGAGGACCAATGTTCGTCTGGCCCGAGGAAACCTTTGCACGTCTCCGTTACCTTTTGGGAGGCCTACCCCCATAGAAACTGTCTACTTGAGACTGTCCCTTGGCCCGCGGGTCTGACACAAGGTTAGAATCCGAGCTCTTTCAGAGTGGTATCTCACTGATGGCTCGGCCCCCCCTGAAAGGGGCCTCCTTCGCCTTCCACCTAAGCTGCACAGGAAAGGCCCAAAGCCAATCCCAGGGAACAGTAAAGCTTCATAGGGTCTTTCTGTCCAGGTGCAGGTAGTCCGCATCTTCACAAATTCAAAGTTTTCGAGATCTTTAAAAAAGTGGATTAATCGGATGAGGACAAAGAGAGAGTCCCATTCTACATGTCAATACTGATAACAATGAAATTTCTAGTAAAAGGAAAATCCGTCGACTTTATATGTTGTGAGGGTTCAAGTCCCTCTATCCCCAAATCCTCTTTTATTCCCTAACTATactatattattattatttatcctctttttttctttttatcaaTGGGTTTAAGATTCATTAGCTTTCTCATTCTACTCTTTCACAAAGGAACGCGAAGAGAACTCAATGGATCTTATCCTATTCATtgaatagatttcttttttattagAGTATCGGCAAGAAATCTTGGTTATTCACTCTATTTTTAAGTTTGCGGTCGAACTACCATAATATCTAGAAATGTAGATCTTAAACTAGAAAGGCTTTTTTGGATGGAAAAACTCTGACTTCCTAGTTTTAGTTAGTAGAAACCTAATTAGTTAAAATTCCATCCAGTAAAACGGAAGAATTATAAATTTCTAAAATGATAGATAGGAATATAGCGAATAAAGCCATTGCGACCCCCATAAAAGGAGTAGTCCCCCAACCCGGGGCGACTTTCCCATATTCCGAATTCAAGGGTTTCAGTAAACTACCTGCACCGGTTCGTTTTGGCCTAGGTTTAGAACTATCTTCAACGGTTTATGTAGCCATAAATTCTATTTAATCATTGGTGTTGACTTTGTATACTATTCCATTGTAGTTGTAAATACACGATCTTTTCGTAGATCCATTGTAATCTTGAAATTCTATAAAAATGGAAACAACAACTTTAGTCGCCATCTCCATATGTGGTTTACTTGTAAGCTTTACTGGGTATGCCTTATATacccgcgcagcaagaagaaggatcGTCGGCGAGGGGGTGACGCTgcaagaagggtcgccggcgaggaggcagcgctgccagtaagcagcaatgaaggtttgaacttggaaagcaaggaggaacagtggaaatgtggcttttggtggggggagggggcggggagatagatatttccgcggtggcaggaTTTTTTCGCTCGGTGCcgtgagaaactggcgcgcaagtgtggttcaagcgcgggcggtggactgtagacgacgaagcttcttGCATAAGCTAGACAAGACAGTGCGCCCGGATATTTTATATCACATCCCACATGATTCTTGCTAGTAAACTATTTGtagtatacctgatttttttttcATTCTGTTTTGAAAGAAAAAtcgtgttacggagggaaaggatagtgtttgaattgctagaacatttatctgcagtgaacatgcaactatatgagtgtcgtgttaaaattaggaattattccgggttcgtttagcctttttatgcattagttgagtttctaggcatttaatgtgcacaattcaaatctgaactgcgagcacatgctccaatgcaccaaagtttgttgaaaaatcacatgtgtgtctttgggtgaatttatgggtcccttgcaaaaaatgggaatgaaattcaaacatctgggcgtcgtggctcagccaaaaacattgagaaacttggtttttaaattcatgtaaatccaaaacttgcatgaaaatcatgaaacttggcatggtgtcatgtcatggcaccaacatgttgtgctaattttttggtcgaattgggacaagttttggtataagattCTTGCAAACAGGAGTTtttctcaagaagactcgtggtttcaagaggaacgtgtcacctttgtgtgcgaaacgacgtacgctgcctgataacccacaagtataggggatcatttgtagccttcttcgataaataagagtgtcaaacccaacaaggagctaaaggcagaacaaatattccctcaagttccatcagccatcgatacaactctatgcacacttgacgtttgctttatgtAGAACAAGAATATAACTAGGACTACTTGCAAAAATAAAACTTTGAATAAATTGGAAGGTAATAAaggtagatagcttttgtcaacaagaaagtcatttgtccctaggaaatcgaaaACAAAtactggtaatcattcttgtaattttatatgagggtgaggcatgagctaacatactttctctacttggatcatatgcacttatgattggaaccctataaggcatctgcaactactaaagatcattaaggtcatgaaacccaaccatagcattaagtatcaagtcctctttatcccagacgcaacaacccacctactcgggtttaagcttttgtcactctcgcaacccaccataagcgaatcatgaacgtattgcaacaccctactgaggggatccctcacgtttgcgcgagacacatggcaccataggacagcaccataaataaaatatacaatcataccaaccaagatcacgattaacccataggataaaacggatctactcaaacatcataggataaccatatatcattgggaaatagtatatcgagttgagcaccatgtttaagtagagattacagcagagagaagaggtgttacaccgctgcatagagggggagaaagttggtgttgatggtagcaagattgttgatgtagatcgccgtcacgatcctagccccagcggcactctggcgccaccgagagagaggaggagagagcccccttgatgggaggagagttcccgctctcgtccatggcctccatggcggcggaggggcgggagcccctccgagattggatctccctctctgttctcttttgtttTGCGTTTCCCAGATCTgccccttcacggtttcttaaatgggaaatttttgtttttgccactctagatttggccaattttccttatgccacgctaaattttgacatttcacttttgccactcttagtttttgacaattatcacaattgccattcccgtGGCAAAAGCAAGATTTTCAGAGTGGAAATTGTGATATTTGTCAAAAGTtaagagtggcaaaaacaaaataaagttattttgcttttgccacagaatggaaattgtgataattgtcaaaaaactaatagtggcaaaagtgaaatgtcaaaatctagagtggcataagaaaaattggcaaaatctagagtggcaaaaacaaaattttcccttcttaaattcccagagatccgtaactctgattgcgctgaaatttttacgtGATTTTATTCCATGAATTATCTTtgttgcgccagaagaagggccccaaccgccttacgaggagggaataagacacctgggcgcgcctggcacctcctggcgtgccctggtgtatcttgggggctgtggacccccgtttgcgttgattccacctaaaaatcacatatattccaaaataattctccataaatttttatcgtgtttggactttgtttgatatggatttgctgtgaaataaaaaacatgcaacaaataggaactgacactaggcactggatcaatagattagtccaaataaatcatataaattgttgccaaaagtatgtaaaagttgaaaaatattggcatggaacaataaaaaattatagatatgacagagacgtatcactgcCCCACCTCTTGATTTTTTACAAagccaacatagaactatatgagtgtcatgttaaaatttggatttattccgggtttgt
Above is a window of Triticum aestivum cultivar Chinese Spring chromosome 6B, IWGSC CS RefSeq v2.1, whole genome shotgun sequence DNA encoding:
- the LOC123136113 gene encoding chloride channel protein CLC-b; its protein translation is MEEDQSPGLGLVAETPGLKHGNGVSNSSEDPGSAGDGISSLEKPLLKRSNTLTSSHLAMVGAKVSHIESLDYEIIENDLFKHDWRSRSNVEVLQYIFLKWSLAFLVGLLTGVIASLINLAIENISGLKMLHMVHLVREKRYWAGFFYFSGFNFVLTFIAAVLCVVFAPTAAGPGIPEIKAYLNGVDTPNMFGAPQLIVKIIGSICAVSSGLDLGKEGPLVHIGACLANLLSQGGSGRFRLRWRWLRYFNNDRDRRDLITCGASSGVCAAFRSPVGGVLFALEEVATWWRSALLWRTFFSTATVVVVLRGFIEVCRGGRCGLFGEGGLIIFDVSDVTVRYRLGDLLLVTLVGVIGGVLGALYNHVLHMVLRLYNLINDKGRMAKLALALAVCVFTSAGLYVLPFAVPCTPCDPAFGAACPATGRSGNFKQFNCPAGQYNDLATLLHATNVDATRNIFSTGTPGEFRLDSLLIFFAIYCVLGLFTFGIAVPSGLFLPIILMGAAYGRIVALVLQSTVAASIDHGLYAVLGAAALMSGSMRMTVSLCVIFLELTNNLLLLPMTMFVLLIAKTVGDAFNPSIYEIILDLKGLPFLEPKPEPWMKDLTVGELAAAKPRTISLQVVEKVSTVLEVLQNTGHNGFPVVDRPRPGLSELHGLVLRSHLVAVLRKRWFLAEKRRTEEWEARERFSSVELADKNCKIDDLELTPEELEMYVDLHPFTNTTPYTVVETMSVAKAVVLFRSVALRHMLIMPKYQGPEISPLVGILTRQDLRAHNILGAFPHLAKKSKTH